The DNA region CTGAAGTAGCCCCCCTGTCCGTAGCTGAAGTAGCTGAGGTTTTTTGAGAAGTCCATCCACGACAGGCTCATCCCCACTTTCAGCTCGCGGTCATCGGTATGGAACGGACGGACATAGGCCCCGGCCGTCGCCTGCAGGTTATTGTTGCTGGCGACATTCTCACCCAGGTAGCTGTAAGCGCCTGCACCGGCATAGAACCCGGCATCGCCATTGTCGTAACTCAGCAGCGCGTTCGCCCCGTTTTTGGTCACGCGGCCCCAGCGTTTGCCGCTGGTTTTATCCTCTGCGCCGACATAAGAGAGCAGGCTGTCGGTAATCGCGCGGCGCTCACCGGTCAGGATCAGCGTCAGGAAGTCGGTGAGTTTCGGTGACCACTGCACGCCGCCCACCAGGGTGCTGAGATCCTGGCCCAGCGGCGTACTGCCGAGATCCACCTTGTAGCTGTCGCCCTTCAGCGCCAGATTCAGCTCGACGCCAGAGGCCGTCTGCGAATCGGTGGTGGCGTTCGGCAGGTCATTCACCGTCGCACCGCCTGCGGCCACCACTCTGCCCTGACTCAGCGCATTGGTGCCGAAACGACGCCAGGCATCCGCCGCGCCGCTGCCGGCCGTAAGGGAGACCGGCGTGGCGGTGAAGTCCAGACGGGACTTTTCAAACGGCACGGTCGAGAAGGTCAGCGGAGCTTTGGCTTCCGTGAGCTTGCTCAGGCCCGATTCGCCATCGCGCCCGCGCACCTGCACCATGCCCTGACTCCAGGTGGCGGTTTTCTCCTGCAGCGCGTCCATCATGGTGTCAACATCGTGCAGGATCTGCGAACGCTGCGCGACAAGTTCGCCGCCTGCGGCCGGTTCACCCTCAGGCGCAGCCTCCGCCGGTGCCGCCTGCCACGGCAGGACGGTGCCGTACGCCGAAGGTGAACGTCCCACCGGCGAGGTGTTACGGTTGATAAACGGATTATCCGCCAGCGCCAGTCCGCCAACCGTCGGCACGCTGCCGGGCTGCGCACCCTGCAGGCCAATCAGCTGTCCGCGAGCTGAACGCAGATAGGCCATCGCCTGCGAATGCTCGCCGTTGGCTTCCGCCACCCGCGCCAGCAGCAGCAGGCGATCCGGCGATCGGGTCGTGCTGTTCAGGCCACGGGTCAGCGCATTGGCGCGTGGCACATTGTTCTGCGCCAGCGCGACGTTAATGGCGCCGACGCGCGCATCCTGGGTCGGCGTATCCTGCGTCATCAGGTAGTCATACACCACGCCTGCGTCGCGGTTCATTTTGCCGTCCTGATAGAGTCGCGCCATGGCGAACATCAGGTCACGGTTCTGTGGATCCTGCTGCAGCGCACCGATCAGTTTGTCGTAGGCCGCCGCGTACTGCCGCTGCTGCCGCAGGCGATCCACCTCATTAATCAGATAGCCGTTGCGGATACCCGCCAGCTGCGTCGGCGTACTGCGCGCCTGCAGTTCCGGATTGCTGAGGAAGCGCTGCGCCTCGCTGCCGAGTCCGGCCTGATTCAGCACCGCCATCTGCGCAGCATAGTCACCCGCGTTGCCCTGCACGCCACGCTGCAGGTTGGTGCGTACTACCGAGACGGCGAGGGTGAGATCGCCGGCCTGCGCCAGTTTCTGCGCCAGATTACCGGCATCCACCGGGTTGGCCGGGGGGGTGGTCGTCAGCGCTTTCAGGGTATTGGCCGCCGCTGCCGTGGCGCCCTGCGCCAGATATTGATCGGCGGTGCTCATCTGCAGATTGAAATTCACCCGCTGCGCCAGTTCGCGCATCGCCGCCGTCTGCGACGGCGCGGGGATCCGCGCCAGCAGCGCGCTGGCCTGCTGCCAGCCGCCGCTTTCACTGGCGTTGAGCGCGCCCGCATAGAGTTCGCTGGTGCTGGCTCCGCTGCGCATTACCGGCTGCATCACGTTGGCCGCCAGCAGCGTGTCGCCCTGCTGACGGTAGAGTCGCGCCAGATCGAGCCGCAGCCAGCCATCGGTGGGATAGCGCTGAACCCCCTGCTGCAGCGTCGTGATCGCCGCCGCGCTGTTACCGGCCGCCAGCTGACGCTTCGCCTGCTGACGCAGCGCATCGGCTTCACTGGCGCGCGGCGTGACGCTCTGACGGACGCTTTCCGGCAGGGCGCCCAGCAGGCTATTGGCCTCTGCCGTGCGGTTCTGCTGGCGCAGCACGTAGAACAGCCCCTCTTTCGCGCTGCGGTTATCCGCATCGCTTTGCAGAATGGTGCGATAGAGCTGCTCCGCCTGCTCAGGCTGATTCGTGCGACGCAGCACGTCAGCGCGGAACAGCCTGGCGGCCAGCCCCTTTTCGCCTTCCGCCTGAATCAGCGGTTCGCTTAACGCCAGCGCCTGGGCGCTGTCGCCGCTCTTTAGCGCCTGCTGGGCACTGGCCAGCCGCGCATAGAAGCGGGCGTCGTCAGCCTGCAGCTGACGCGATGCCCCCTGCTCGCCGCCGAGCTGAGCCGCACGCTGCAGATAGTCCGCCGCCTCCTGATAGCGTCCGGCGCGCTGAGCCACATAGCCCATGCCCGCCAGGGCATCCGCATCCTGAGGGTTGGCCCCCAGCACTTTTTCAAAACTGGCCTGCGCTCCGCCGACATCACCGCTGTTCAGCGCGCTGAAGCCCGCGCCTTTCTCTGCGCCGCCGACGTTTTTACGGTAGTAGTCGATGACGGCGGAATCCTGCGGGTGACGCTGCTGCCAGGTCTGGTAGAGCGCCGCATCGGACGGCTGCGGGCCGAGCCACAGCAGCGCCTGCCGCAGCGAGCGGTCGGCATCCTGATTGCCGCTCGCCAGCGAACTCAGCACCTCAATGCCCTGGCGGCGGGTCGACTCCTGATAGGTCAGCGCCTTACCCAGCGCCAGCTGCGCGCCGGTATCCTGCGGATGCTGAGCGGCAAACTGGCGCAGCGCCTCAACCGCCTGCGGCAGCAGCGTGCGGTCGCCCGCCATGGTCAGATAATATTCCGCCGCGACGCTGGCGGGCGGCTC from Pantoea deleyi includes:
- a CDS encoding cellulose biosynthesis protein BcsC; the protein is MKKNLLSAGIRHALLLGSTLALSQPLLAAESTNPALQALFDQASYWHQKAHDDLAKASLQKVLMVEPGNTQALYLLALYSQQGGDNAAAAQYRARLSQVSPNDPHLSELDNARQLQTIPQAQLSLARQQARSGNIPAALQTWRNTFSGNEPPASVAAEYYLTMAGDRTLLPQAVEALRQFAAQHPQDTGAQLALGKALTYQESTRRQGIEVLSSLASGNQDADRSLRQALLWLGPQPSDAALYQTWQQRHPQDSAVIDYYRKNVGGAEKGAGFSALNSGDVGGAQASFEKVLGANPQDADALAGMGYVAQRAGRYQEAADYLQRAAQLGGEQGASRQLQADDARFYARLASAQQALKSGDSAQALALSEPLIQAEGEKGLAARLFRADVLRRTNQPEQAEQLYRTILQSDADNRSAKEGLFYVLRQQNRTAEANSLLGALPESVRQSVTPRASEADALRQQAKRQLAAGNSAAAITTLQQGVQRYPTDGWLRLDLARLYRQQGDTLLAANVMQPVMRSGASTSELYAGALNASESGGWQQASALLARIPAPSQTAAMRELAQRVNFNLQMSTADQYLAQGATAAAANTLKALTTTPPANPVDAGNLAQKLAQAGDLTLAVSVVRTNLQRGVQGNAGDYAAQMAVLNQAGLGSEAQRFLSNPELQARSTPTQLAGIRNGYLINEVDRLRQQRQYAAAYDKLIGALQQDPQNRDLMFAMARLYQDGKMNRDAGVVYDYLMTQDTPTQDARVGAINVALAQNNVPRANALTRGLNSTTRSPDRLLLLARVAEANGEHSQAMAYLRSARGQLIGLQGAQPGSVPTVGGLALADNPFINRNTSPVGRSPSAYGTVLPWQAAPAEAAPEGEPAAGGELVAQRSQILHDVDTMMDALQEKTATWSQGMVQVRGRDGESGLSKLTEAKAPLTFSTVPFEKSRLDFTATPVSLTAGSGAADAWRRFGTNALSQGRVVAAGGATVNDLPNATTDSQTASGVELNLALKGDSYKVDLGSTPLGQDLSTLVGGVQWSPKLTDFLTLILTGERRAITDSLLSYVGAEDKTSGKRWGRVTKNGANALLSYDNGDAGFYAGAGAYSYLGENVASNNNLQATAGAYVRPFHTDDRELKVGMSLSWMDFSKNLSYFSYGQGGYFSPQNYASVSFPIEFSRKFDDLKVNIGGSAGYQSYSQDKSAYFPADARLQSELESLAASGSVKDAYYSGGSKNGIGYNLHAGADYKLNKDVTIGGQLGYDTFGDYNESSAQLYVRYLFGEK